DNA from Variovorax sp. PBL-H6:
GACCAAGGTCGGCACGCGCGAGATGGGCGACGCCGTGGTGGCAGCCATCACCAAAAAGACGATTACCGGCTAACCGCAGCCCGTTTCGTCATGCCCTTCCCGGCTCTGACGAGCCGGGCCCAAAAAAGACGACTTTCTTTTTTTCACAAGGGCACACTGAAAATGGCGAACGCAACTCAACCTCTGGTCGGTCTCGTCGGCTGGCGCGGCATGGTCGGCTCGGTCCTGATGGACCGCATGCAGGCTGAAGGCGACTTTGACCTGATCGAGCCGCTGTTCTTCTCCACTTCCAATGCCGGCGGCAAGGCCCCGGCGATGGCGAAGAACGAGACCACCCTGAAGGACGCGAACGACATCGAGGCGCTCAGGAAGTGCGACATCGTCATCACGGCTCAGGGCGGCGACTACACCAGCGCGGTCTTCCCCAAGCTGCGCTCCGCGGGCTGGAACGGCCACTGGATCGACGCGGCCTCCACCTTGCGCATGAACGATGACGCCATCATCGTGCTCGACCCGGTGAACCTGCCGGTGATCCAGAAGGCGCTCGCCAAGGGCGGCAAGAATTGGATCGGCGGCAACTGCACGGTCAGCTGCATGCTGATGGGCGTGGGCGCCCTTTACAAGGCCGGGCTGGTCGAGTGGATGACCAGCATGACCTACCAGGCCGCCTCGGGCGGCGGTGCGCAGCACATGCGTGAACTGCTTACACAGTTCGGCACCCTTCATGGCGAGGTGCGCGCGCTGCTGGATGACCCGAAGTCGGCCATTCTCGAGATCGACCGCAAGGTGCTGGGCCGCCAGCAGTCCCTGAGCCGCGGCGAGACCGCCAACTTCGGCGTGCCGCTGGGTGGCAGTCTCATCCCCTGGATCGACAAGGACCTGGGTGACGGCACCAGCAAGGAAGAATGGAAGGCCGGCGCCGAGACCAACAAGATTCTCGGCCAGGGCGCCGCCTTCGGAACTGCCGCCACACCGGTCGACGGCTTCTGCGTGCGCGTCGGCGCGATGCGCTGCCACAGCCAGGCGCTGACCTTCAAGCTCAAGAAGAATGTGCCGTTGGCGGACGTCGAGGCGCTGATCGCCAACGACAACCCCTGGGCCAAGGTTGTGCCTAATACCCGCGAAGCCACGATTCAGCACCTGACGCCAGTCGCAGTGACCGGCACGATGGATATCCCTGTCGGTCGCTTGCGCAAGCTTGCAATGGGGCCGGAATACCTGGGCGCCTTCACCATCGGCGATCAGTTGCTATGGGGAGCCGCAGAACCGCTGCGTCGCATACTGCGGATCCTGCTCGACGCCTGAGGCGGCGCTGGGAGGTCCGGGCGCCCAACGTTGCGACACTGCAACGGTAAAAAGGCGCCGAAGTTGGCGCGCACTGGGTAGAGAAGGCCTGTCGCCTTGTCAGTGCAGGGTGATGATGTTAACGTC
Protein-coding regions in this window:
- the asd gene encoding aspartate-semialdehyde dehydrogenase produces the protein MANATQPLVGLVGWRGMVGSVLMDRMQAEGDFDLIEPLFFSTSNAGGKAPAMAKNETTLKDANDIEALRKCDIVITAQGGDYTSAVFPKLRSAGWNGHWIDAASTLRMNDDAIIVLDPVNLPVIQKALAKGGKNWIGGNCTVSCMLMGVGALYKAGLVEWMTSMTYQAASGGGAQHMRELLTQFGTLHGEVRALLDDPKSAILEIDRKVLGRQQSLSRGETANFGVPLGGSLIPWIDKDLGDGTSKEEWKAGAETNKILGQGAAFGTAATPVDGFCVRVGAMRCHSQALTFKLKKNVPLADVEALIANDNPWAKVVPNTREATIQHLTPVAVTGTMDIPVGRLRKLAMGPEYLGAFTIGDQLLWGAAEPLRRILRILLDA